The genomic region TAACCAGTTAGGTCAAACAGCTCACCCATGGTCCAGAAGTGCTTAAAGCCCAGAGGTACCGATGTGATTCACGGCAGTCCCTCTGTAGAGCCCATAGAGTGTGGGGTGAGAGCGTGGGCTTCAGTAAATCTCAGCTGGAAGATTTTAGGAGGTGAATTTCACTATTTCTTGAGCTATTTAATAATGACTATAATCCATTTTTTAACACCTGTCACAGGAGCTTCATGTCACTGGAGCTGTTGACTTTAATGTACTTCATTACTTGTATAACGGCATCATCTGTTGTTGGCATCCAATTAAGTGACAAACAGTGAGAAGGATCCTGCCCCAAACTGTATGAGACAGGAAGCAAGCAGCATTCTTGTAGTTGTGCAAACAGTTAAAGCAGTGCCAAAATTTGCTTAACATATTCCGGATCTTATTGAAATGCTTGGCCTAGTATGGTTAACTATACACCTGAATTGGGCTGTAGACGCTTATTTCATTGGCCTGATATTCCTGTTGGTATTCCTGTTGAGGGGACTCTTTTCTTGGGGTTTCAGGAAAGCTCCTTGCTGGGGTTGCTGGGATCAGTTCTGCCCCGACCACCCACAGCCCAGGCAGCATCGCTCTCAAGTAAGGCTCATTCCATAGCAGGTGCCAGAGGCTTGCCCAGggcaggctgctctcagcctgtGGAAGAAAGCTGTGTAACACCTCTTAATCTGTACGTAATGGTTTGGATAAGGAAACTGGTaatctgaaaacatttatctGGTGATGCTTTTGATTCGTATGCCTGAGTGAAATATTGTGAACTGCTCCCAGTCCTGTAAATGCAAGGCAATTAGACTATGAGGTGAAGTATAAAGAGGAATTTGAAGAGCACCATGCCAGTGATAAAACCCGTAAAACCCTTGCACATCCATCACCTGTGTTGTGGATGCAGTTCTAATCCCTGTATTTTAAGAAGGGCATTGGGGAATTAAGAGGCATTACAGTAAAGATGATCGTGGGGCTGAGGCAGCTGTTTTGGGGGGGAGATGAGGGGTGGTTGTTGGGCAAGGCAGACCCAACAGGGCACTTGTGATTTCAGCCTGCAGCAACATAGGTAAAGTAGCTCTCTTCTCTGTTGGACAGAATGACTGGAGGAGAATTCTTGGGCcttttattcattatttacaTGGCTTTTGTGTCTGCTGGCGTAGTGTAGCGTAACCCAGAATGCGTAAAATACAGTGAAGTTGAAATATGTGTGAATTTAATGCCTGAGAAACATAAATCATGTCATGCAGGTGAGATGCATTGACTGAATCAAATGCACTGAACTTCAGAGCCAGTCCTTCTTTGGAAGCACGTTAAGAACTGTCCACTCCACTCTTCTCAGGGCATTGTTGTGTGCTCTACCAAATGAGATTCTCAAttcttcttggaaaaaaaaaagatttttgtttcctaTTCTGTCTTCGAGTCCATCTTTGCAAAGAAGCAACAAGTCTCTGAGAGGGGGAGATGCTGGTGAGGCTTCATCTAAATCAGGCAGGTTTATAAGACCAGGagggaaaacacattttcagacACGGTCAAACAGAGGAGCTGGATGATTTCGTCTTTGTCCATTCATAACAATGACGGAACAGAAACTAAAAGTTGAGCTTAAAAGAGCaaaagctttggaaaggaaacttGCTCATGGCTTCAGAGCTGGCTTGGAGTATGTAGGCAGGAAGCCTGGAGCTTTGTATGGGAGTTTGGTTTAACCCTATGAAAAACATCATGGAAGAGAGCTGTGGGAACTTCAGCAGTTTTCTGCAGAGTTGAACTAGGAAAGCCAGGATAGGTTTAAGCATCaaggcagtttttttttttttccaggaaagcagagtTCTAAAATAACACCTCAGAGGTGTTTGTAGCATTGGATTTTTCATTCTTAACTTCTTATTCAAGAAAAAACTTTGATTGTTATGTGTAGGATTTTCAGTGTTTGTAGCTTATTACTTGTTTTGCATGTGAACAATTTCAGTCAACACCTAAAAATTTGTTTATGACAGTTTTGCCACCTGTCCAGTGGGAACTGCTTGACTTTTTAACCAGCCGTTGACTTGCAGAACTGCTTCCATAAGATGCAGAAAGGATTGGAAGGTGTTTTCCTACAGACAGATTACAGCAACATCTTTAATTTCAAGCCTGTTAGCAGCTGATAGCCTGTTATCCCATAGCCTTTACACAGACCTTGACTCTCATAACCCTCACAATTATTCTTCATCCCACAAATGTTAATATTTACTATATAGTCAATCTCCAAACCACAGGGAGTCATTTGCATGCGTGGTATCACTTGCACTTCAACTAAATAAAACCATTAACCTTTCACTGATACACTTAGGTCATAGAAGTCACACTTGTATGGGTTGTGTAGTTTGGGTTAACGCTGtaacattcccttctcaccCTTACAGTACAGCACCTCCTGAGCGTGGCAGCCCTGACACTGATGCTGAACTTGTGTGCCCTGTCCCAGGCGGGGACTGGCACTGGAGCAGGTCGCACTGAGCCATAATTGTAAATTCTCTGGGGCTGGAGTCACCAGCCAGTAATCCTCTATGCACAGGCTCCCCCTTATGGAAATGAAAGATACTAAAcaatgcttttttcctcttgtctcAGACAAAACTAATAGTTTATTACTGTGAAGACACTTCTCAAGCCTGCAGTAGTACTTTTCAACTTAAAGTTTTAAGTTCGGGTGATGATGGAATGGATGTAGGCTCACCGTGGCAAACATGAATGATGATGACGCATGTATGTGTTTATACTCAAAGTGATAAGAGCTCCTTTGGAGGCTGGAATTTCTTGTGATTTCCTGATGGTGAAGAAGGGAACAGGAGCTCTTCAGATGTTAAGAGATGCTGCAGAGTAAATCCTAGCTGTAGCCTCCTCTGTCTTCAGAGGAGCAAAAGAAAGTCAGTGGGATCAAATAATTTAGTTCTGGAATAGTTATATTTTGATGCTCTACAGTGGATATTTTGGATTGGATCCTGATGGATCAGAACCATTGGAAGAGTTAGAAATAGACACCGTGGATTTTTCCCTTAGCCAATTCTAGTAAAAAGTTTCAAGTTGTTCCAGTGAGACACACCATGTGTAGATTTAGATATGCTCTTGCCttcttacttttattttgcGTGAAAGATGGTTCCCAGCTTCATGAAAGCTATGTGAGAGCAGTTACAGTTCTGTGCTCAGCCTATTCTGACACTCTAGCACATGTGCATGACAACAGTAGGCTAGACAGAGCTTTGGATTTGCTCAGTGGGGCAGTTCTTGTGACTGCAGGATATCTCCTAGTGCCAAAGTACCATAGTTGGAGCTGATGCTGATCAGCATCATCTCACTGATGTCCTGTGTTCTGGTGAGAGGCTCTGATAGCTTGTGTGAGTTGGGGTGACAGAGCAGTTCTTTCTTTTGCGAGACCAACTTTCTGTTGGCGTAAGCCATATAAATGGGTGTTGTTCAGACAACACCTGAAGGGTCTGCCTGGCTCCCTAACATCAAAATCACATGGGGAGATTGCTTAAACATTTAAAGTACTGTTGAAGGTACATTATTAGTAACAACAAATAGTATTGTTAGTTTTTATAGTGCTAGTATTAATAGTATCAAACACATTTAGAATATATTGAAGTTGCTGGTCTGGGCCCTCACCTCACAGATGAAGTCATTCCTGTACCAGAGAGAACAGGAGGCACACGTGTCCCAGGGCAGGATCTGAACTGGAGAGGCACAtactggttttgcttttttttccccccccatttttagattttattagtattattgATTTGTATTGTTCTTCTAACTTGTTTATTACCCAGTTTTGAAACCAAGATCCTAGTGGAGCTACTGGAGTGGACTTTCATGCTGAACTTGAGTCCTTCTTCCCATCCAAACTAAAGTATTCTGCAAGGCATGGCTCACACAGTGcttgcagcctttctgctttgCCCGTGTGCTGAATGAGGTTCAGGCCTTTGTGGGCTCAATGTGATGCCCTCCTGTGTTCCTGGTCTCATTTCAATGCTGCTAGGGAAATTGATTTTAATTACACATGCTGCTGATCACCTAATCTCATAAGGGGACATGGCTGAGAAATAAAGAACCCAGAAAAAGGAAACTAATTTATGCACTCTGGGGACAGGAGGAGTGATTTGAGTGGTGCATGGGAAGAGGAGTGCTGGAGAGCAAAAAGAAGCTGAGATGATGGATGGTGTGATTAAAAACTCTGATGTTTCTCAGTACATTCTCCCTTCATTTGCTTAAAGCAAACaccatttcagttttctctggCGGCAtctttgggttttattttatgcagtcatttttaatgtactttGCTATCTGGCCTTGCAGTTGTAGGCTGTGTTCTGCAAACCCAACTGAACCAAACTGACAGTGGAGGGCCCATTGCCTGAGCAGCACAGTTCCAGTTTTGTGTTTGAGATCAGTTCTCAAGCACAGGGATTGCACTGCAAAGGCACTCGGGGGGACCGTGATGCCACCCAGACAAGTCTCAGTGTGCCCAGTTTCTCCGTCCCTCAGCGGTCCTCTCTGCCCAGCACCGAGCAAAGGCCGTGCCCGCAGCCTGCCAGGCTGCCGTATGCCCGAGTCCCTCCCCGGGGCTGAGGCCTGTGCTGGGCCTCACCCCGCGGGGCAGAGCCGTTCCCTCTGGGGAGAGCGGAGGGGACCCGGCAGGCCCAGGGCAGACTTAGGAGTGCTGACAGTGGAGAGGCGCTGACTGCTTTGGCTTTAGAAAAGAGCTTTAGGTCTTTATTATCGTTACAATTTGGTACTGTCCTTTTGAATTGCTTCTTGTCCTGGTTTGACACAAAAGTCCCAGTGGAGCAGCTGGAATGGACCTTCATGCTGAACGCGAGTCCTTCTTCCTGTCCAAACCAAAGTCTTCTGCTTCTCCAATGGAAGCTGCCTCTGGACCTTCTCTGGTGCtgcctggaggctgcaggagctcgGTGCCGTCTGCTGGGCTCCTCCCATTGTCCCGGCACAGCAGCTGACAGGACATcagtcccagtgctgccctCTTCTTCAGGGCTCCCCTGGAGGCTGCACGGAGGTCAGGGCTGTCCGCTGGACTCCTCCCATTGTCCCTGTGAGGAAGCATAGAGGACACCATTGCCAGCCATGCCTTATTCCTCAGGGCTCCCCTGGAGgccccagggagctcagggccATCCACTGGACTCCTGTTATCCCAGTGCAGAAGCTTAGAGGACTCCAGTCCCCGTTCTACCCTCTTCCTGAGGTCTCACCTGGAGGCCGTGGGGAGCTCAGGGCTGTCCACTGGACTCTTTTCATTGTCTTGGTGCAGAAGCAAAGAGGACACCAATCCCAGTCCTGCCCTGtaatggaaatgctaagtcatggcctgaagtAGTGATTGAGCACatggtgagaaggcagggccatcccaggggagctcaggtgcaagcaatgctcctgagtgactggaaggggtcaagccaggatccaccccttcccagacctcacttaagggttggcagtggaggtaagaGCATCTCTTCCCTGAGATCCCTGCcttacctgaggccttccaaaggtaagcagcttttttcctttgtttctgcatctgtgTCTGCTCCTTTTGGGCTCgttctcattttctgaagccAAAGAGGTCTTGGGGAAGGATGCAGATGGGGAAGAAGGGgttctggagagcagcagctgcccaggggcTCTCTGGTGGATGGTGACTCTTCAACGCCAAGATGGAAATCGAGAGCCCCTGCTGCGCTGCCAACGGATATAGCTATGTCTCCAGGCAAGCATGTTGTTATAGTGCTTGCCTGGGCCTGATGGAGACGGATCCACCTCCATGGGTTCATCCTCTGGAGGCAggtccacctccatgggctcgACATCGCCCTTTGGTGGGCCTGTGTTGATTGGTTtgggctcactgctgctctccagaagCCTCTGCTTCTTTGGCGGAGGAGGATTCATCCTCCTCCATGACACTTCCCTCAGTGGGAGTGAAGGATCTGTTTATTGAGCTCCTGCTCTCAGGTGGGTGCTTCCTCGACAGAAGTCGGTCAGCGACTGGTGTTCTGTTGTCAGGGTCCCCGTGTCTATGGCAGTCAGCAGGGACGTGGCTCGTGGCATCATCTGTCCCTGGCAATGTGACCTGAAGGCCCTGACAACCAGAACATGGCAGCGTTGTGTGAGGGGAGGCTATGGCCTGACAGTTGTCCTACTTGTCACCAgtgggtttc from Gallus gallus isolate bGalGal1 chromosome 13, bGalGal1.mat.broiler.GRCg7b, whole genome shotgun sequence harbors:
- the LOC121106724 gene encoding uncharacterized protein LOC121106724; translation: MSSPWRWTCLQRMNPWRWIRLHQAQASTITTCLPGDIAISVGSAAGALDFHLGVEESPSTREPLGSCCSPEPLLPHLHPSPRPLWLQKMRTSPKGADTDAETKEKSCLPLEGLRAGLGLVSSLLLHQDNEKSPVDSPELPTASRDNGRSPADSPDLRAASRGALKKRAALGLMSCQLLCRDNGRSPADGTELLQPPGSTREGPEAASIGEAEDFGLDRKKDSRSA